Proteins encoded in a region of the Acipenser ruthenus chromosome 11, fAciRut3.2 maternal haplotype, whole genome shotgun sequence genome:
- the LOC131739425 gene encoding cis-aconitate decarboxylase-like: ITSSFGGFIHLVHPGQLSDTVLHRSKRMILDSIGVGLLGSSSHVFELALQHCQQMYAPDYISSVFGRRHTRLSPCLAAFVNGVAVHSMDFDDTWHPATHPSGAVLPALLAIAQMLPGNAKPSGMDLLLAFNVGIEIQGRLMRFSNEAQNIPNRFHPPTVVGPLGSAAACSRLLSLDRSQCSNALAIAASLAGAPMANAATQSKPLHIGNAARLGLEAALLASRGLEASTLILDSTPGCVGFSAFYNDYLPQALPSPVEQDPRFLLEDQDIAFKRFPAHLGMHWVADAACSAREHLVNTVGGFHPSMIQNILLRIPLSKYINRPFPESEHQARHSFQFNACTALLDGKVSVQSFSPAFLDRPELLSLLSRVQVEHPQDNPANFNKMYAEVLVTLTTGDVLKGRCNTFYGYWRKPLSRDSLLKKFRANAGAVLPGERVEAIIDAVENIEDMQDCSHLTMHLE, from the exons ATCACCAGCAGTTTTGGAGGGTTCATCCACTTGGTGCACCCGGGCCAGCTGTCAGACACTGTGCTGCACCGCAGTAAGAGGATGATCCTGGACAGCATCGGGGTGGGGCTGCTGGGAAGCAGCTCTCATGTCTTCGAGCTGGCTCTGCAGCACTGCCAG CAAATGTATGCTCCGGATTACATCAGTTCAGTCTTTGGTCGAAGGCACACAAGACTCTCTCCCTGTCTGGCAGCCTTTGTCAATGGAGTAGCG GTCCATTCAATGGATTTCGATGATACCTGGCACCCAGCCACCCACCCCTCAGGGGCAGTCCTTCCTGCCCTGCTCGCTATTGCTCAGATGTTACCTGGCAACGCCAAGCCCAGTGGGATGGACCTCCTGCTAGCCTTCAACGTGGGCATTGAGATTCAGGGTCGGCTCATGAGGTTCTCCAACGAAGCCCAAAACATCCCCAACAG GTTCCATCCCCCGACTGTAGTGGGCCCTCTGGGTAGTGCTGCTGCCTGCTCCCGTCTGCTTTCCCTGGATCGCTCGCAGTGTTCAAACGCCTTGGCGATTGCTGCTTCGCTGGCAGGGGCTCCCATGGCCAACGCTGCCACTCAATCCAAGCCTCTTCATATTGGGAATGCAGCCCGGCTTGGTCTGGAGGCGGCACTGCTGGCATCCCGGGGCCTGGAGGCCAGCACACTGATCCTGGACTCGACCCCAGGCTGCGTTGGCTTTAGCGCCTTCTACAACGACTACCTGCCTCAGGCACTGCCCTCCCCGGTGGAACAGGATCCCCGCTTCCTGCTGGAGGACCAGGACATAGCCTTCAAGCGCTTCCCTGCACACCTGGGGATGCACTGGGTGGCAGACGCCGCGTGCTCAGCACGGGAGCATTTGGTCAACACTGTAGGGGGTTTCCACCCCTCTATGATCCAGAACATCCTACTGAGAATCCCCCTCTCCAAATATATCAACCGGCCCTTCCCTGAATCCGAGCACCAGGCCCGACACTCCTTCCAGTTCAACGCCTGCACTGCTCTGCTGGATGGCAAGGTCAGTGTCCAATCCTTCAGCCCAGCCTTCCTGGACCGTCCTGAGCTGCTCAGCCTCCTGAGCAGAGTACAGGTCGAGCACCCCCAGGACAACCCTGCCAATTTCAATAAGATGTACGCAGAGGTGCTGGTGACCCTCACAACGGGCGATGTCTTGAAGGGTCGTTGCAACACCTTTTATGGATACTGGAGGAAGCCACTGAGTCGTGACAGTCTGCTGAAAAAGTTCCGGGCCAACGCTGGGGCAGTCCTGccaggagagagagtggaggccaTCATTGATGCCGTGGAGAACATAGAAGACATGCAGGACTGCTCCCACCTCACCATGCACCTGGAGTGA